From Maridesulfovibrio ferrireducens:
AGATTCCATTTGGCAATATTACCGTCTTCAGTTCCCCAAAGAAGAATGTCCTCGCTGCAGGCAATTGTGGTAATATTATCCTTGGTTGAGATAATATCAACAACAACATAAGAATCTTTATCGACTACAAATATTTCATTTTTGGAAACAAGTAACACCGGACCAGTTTCACTGATTTCAAGTGCCAAAAAAGGTTTAGTACCAATTTGATGAACGTTAGCACTATTTTTTACCTTGGGGTCGAACTGTGTTAATTCCCCGTGTAAACCTCCAAAAATAACAATTCCGTTTTTTTGAAAAGCAACCAGATTTGATGGAGGACAACAATAAATTTTTTCAGTCTTTAAGGTTTTGAAATCCCATGAATAAACTGAACCGTCAGAACAAATATAAATACAAAGAGAAGAATCAGGAGATATTTTAAGATTTATGATTTCGTCTTCGAGAGCAGTGCTGAGAGCAACTTCCCGCCCGGCATACAAATCCCATAAGCGTAATTTGTTTTTACCAACAACAGTGATCAAATAATGTTCATCAGAACTTAGAGCGAGGGAGGAAATTGGACCGACAACAATCTTACTAAAATTCAATCTAGGCTTAATTTTGAAATCAAGGGAGCGTGAAATGGCAGACCTTGTCATACGTGAGGCGTGTGCTCCTCGCGATGGGAAGCGGGCGTGTACAGAGTCGATGAAAAAAAGAGCAAGTGAAAAAATAATTCCAATACATATAAAATATTTTTTTCCCATAACTCCACTTCCAAAATTATAAGATCCGGCCCCCCGCCTGTAAAACGAAAAGACCGGATCTGCTTACTAATAAATATATGATACCACTTAAAACTCTTAGAAATCAAAACGGACGAGCAGAGAGCCGCCCAAGGTATCCTTATCAACGTTTGTTAAGCCAAACCCTTCAGCAGAAATGGCAAAAGAACCAATGTAGTAGTTCAGGCCGAGTGCGCCTTCCCATAAATGATCTTCAAGGTGAGCTCTGTTGTTGTTAATAAGGTTTTGATAATATGTGCCTCGGAAATAAGGTTCCACCCCGTTTTCAAATCCGTACCCTATCCGACCGGAGACTCGACCTTCACCAAGGTATGTATCTTCATAGTTATGATTGAAGTCCTCGTTCATATACATGAATCCGGCTTCAAGTGCCATTGTCAAATTTTCGTAGACCCATGCATATTCACCACTGATGTCTCCAGTCAATCTGACACCTGAGTAGTTCTGGTTGTTCTGGTTTACATCATAATCTGAAAAAGCGGTATTAAGTATACCTTTCAATGTAAAGGCATCATTTACACGATAAGCAGCGTAGGGAGATATTGAATACCCGTTGCCGTTTTCTGTATAGCCTGTTAATTTTGTTTTGCTCCAAGTATTTTCATAACCAGCAGCAA
This genomic window contains:
- a CDS encoding autotransporter domain-containing protein, with translation MKLAKCLKGVALLLAMLLCIPWANSNVRADSSPSDSSSSSSSYSSSPVSETVVARENKAADTARTTTQIITSRIMSVFSPKPSKQNLVAGLSSGDAFEEQGLGLWGLGAYSDTGVNKSGYQSTNTLGLGMFGLDTLLLDDKLALGVAAGYENTWSKTKLTGYTENGNGYSISPYAAYRVNDAFTLKGILNTAFSDYDVNQNNQNYSGVRLTGDISGEYAWVYENLTMALEAGFMYMNEDFNHNYEDTYLGEGRVSGRIGYGFENGVEPYFRGTYYQNLINNNRAHLEDHLWEGALGLNYYIGSFAISAEGFGLTNVDKDTLGGSLLVRFDF